The window GCAGGGACTCGCCGGCCAGGACGCGGGGCAGGGCGGTGTCGTTCCAGAACACCCGCGGCAGGTAGACGCCGGCCAGGTGGCAGACGTCGTAGGCGTAGATGTTGCAGTAGGTGTTGCGACCCGGCCGGTAGCGTGCCGATTCCTCCACGGCCAGCCAGGCCAGGATCTCCAGCAGGTCGTCCGCGCGCGTCGGCGGCGTGTGCCGCGGCGCTTCGGGTTCGCCCAGCGGAAACGCCCAGTGGCCGGCGCGGTCGCGGCGCGCCTGCGGCGAGGCGGGCAGGTCGACGGCAAGCTGGCTGGTGGTTGCCAGCGCCGGTGCGCGGGGCGCCAGGTGCGCGGCCCAGACATGGCCTTCCAGGTCCAGGCCGTCGACCCGGGTGCCGACCCGCCACCAGCCCGCGCCGACGTCGTCGATGCGCTCGACGGTGTGGCCGCGCGGCAGCACCGCCATGCGGTTGCCCGGGCGCAGCGCCGGTTCGCTGCGCAGGTTGAGTCCGGCCGGAACCACGTAGTGCAGGGCCATGCGCTTCTCGTCAGGGCACCGCGCAGGAGGCGCGGGGTCATGAGAGGGAGTGGCGGCGGGCGCCGCTGTCCCGGTCCGGAGTCGACGATATCCGCAAGGTCCCGGCTGTTCCGCGACGCGCGTTGTCCTGCGTCCGTGACCGGCTCGGGCGTCCTGACGCGAGGCCGGCGCCGCCTGCGGCGCGCTCAGTCGTAGCTGAGCGCCGCCGACTTGCCCCAGAACACCTTGTACGACCACACCGTGTAGGCCAGGATCGCCGGCACCGCGAAGGCGGCGCCGACGCCGATGAAGGCCAGCGAGGAGGTCGCGCTGGCGGCCTGCCACAGGTCGATGCGGTCGACCACCAGGTAGGGGAACAGGCTGTAGCCGAGGCCGGCGAAGGCCAGCACGAACAGCGCCACGGCCAGCACGAAGGGCTTCCAGCTGCCGTAGCCGCGTTCGCGGTCCAGGCGCGCCAGGATGCGGTCGCAGGCCAGGAAGGCGGCGCCGGCGGCGAGCGGGATCGGCGCCAGCCACAGCAGCTGCGGCCAGTCGAACCAGCGCTCGAAGATGCGCGCGCTGACCAGGGGCGTGGCCAGCGACACCGCGGCGATGCCCAGGCCGGTGCCCCACAGCGCCTTGCGCGCCCAGCGCACCGATTTCGACTTCAGCGGGCCGCTGCTCTTCATCAGCACCCAGCAGGCGCCCAGCAGGGCGTAGCCGGCGGCCAGGCAGGCGGCGATCAGCGCCGCGAAGGCGGTCGCCGCCCAGCCGGTGTCGAAGCCCAGGATGTAGCGGCCCAGCATCCAGCCCTGGGCCAGCGCGGTCAGCAGCGAGCCGGCGATGAAGGCGCGGTTCCACAGCGGCTTGTGGCTGGCCAGCGCCTTGACCCGGAAGTCGAAGGCGACGCCGCGCAGGATCAGGCCGGCCAGCATCAGCGCCACCGGCAGGTACAGCGCGGTCAGGATCACGCCGTGGGCGTGCGGGAAGGCGACCAGCAGCAGGCCGACACCGAGCACCAGCCAGGTCTCGTTGGCGTCCCAGAACGGCCCGATCGAGGCCACCATCATGTCCTTCTGCTCGTCGTCGGCGTCGGCCATCAGGATGCCGACGCCGAGGTCGTAGCCGTCCAGCACCACGTAGATCAGCATGGCCAGGCCCATCAGGCCCATGAACACCAGCGGCAGCCAGTAATCCAGGTCCATCAGCGTGCTCCCAGTGCGTTGCGGACCGCCGCCGGCGCCGGCGGCATCGCCTTGTCGCCGGCCATCGCCTTGCGCGCCAGGTGGAACAGCACCCAGACGTAGGCGACCAGCAGCACCGCGTAGATGGACAGGTACATGGCCAGGCTGGTGGCGATCATCGGCGCGCCGACCGGGCCGGCCGCCTCGGCGGTGGTCATCACCCCGTACACCAGGAACGGCTGCCGGCCGATCTCGGTGACATACCAGCCGGCCAGGGTCGCGATCCAGCCGGAGAAGCTCATCGCCACCAGGACCCGCAGCAGCCAGTCCGGAGCCTGGCTGTCGCGGCGGCGCAGCCGCCAGGCGGCCAGCCAGGACACCGCCAGCATCGCCAGGCCGATGCCGACCATCACCCGGAACGCCCAGAACACCGGCGCCACCGGCGGGATGTGCTCGAAGCTGTCCAGGCCGCGGACCTCGCCGTCGAGGTCGTGGGTGAGGATCCAGCTCGCCAGCTTCGGGATGGCGATCTCGAAACGGTTGCTGCGGGTGGCCTGGTCGGGCAGGGCGAACAGGCGCAGCGCGGCGCCGCGCTCGTCCTGCCAGATGCCTTCCATGGCGGCGACCTTGGCCGGCTGGTGCTCGAGGGTGTTGAGGCCGTGCAGGTCGCCGGCCAGGATCTGCAGGGGGATCAGCAGCGCGGCCAGGAACACGGCGGTGCGCAGGGTGGCGCGGACCTCGGCGCCGCGGTCGCCGCGCAGCCAGCGGTAGGCCGACAGGCCGGCCACCAGGAACGCGCAGGTCAGCCCCGAGGCCAGCATCATGTGCGTGAAGCGGTACGGGAACGAGGGGTTGAAGATCACCGCCAGCCAGTCGGTGGCATGCGCCTGCCCGTCGATCATCTCGAAGCCGACCGGGGTCTGCATCCAGGAGTTGAGCGCCAGGATCCAGAACGCCGACAGGCTGGTGCCGAAGGCGACCAGGAAGGTCGCCAGGGTGTGGGTCCGCTCGGAGACTCGGCCGCGCCCGAACAGCATCACGCCCAGGAAGGTCGCCTCCAGGAAGAAGGCGGTCAGCACCTCGTAGCCGAGCAGCGGCCCGGCGATATTGCCGACCCGCTCCATGAAGCCCGGCCAGTTGGTGCCGAACTGGAAGCTCATGGTGACGCCGCTGACCACGCCGAGCGCGAAGCTCAGCGCGAACACCTTGACCCAGGCGCGGTAGGCGGCCAGCCAGTGGTCCTGGCCGGTGGCGCGCCAGCGCAGCTTGAAGAACAGCAGCAGCCAGGCCAGCGCCATGGTGATGGTCGGGAACAGGATGTGGAAGCTGATGTTGGCGGCGAACTGGATGCGCGCCAGCAGCAGGGCGTCGAGCTCAGCCATGGCCGGCCTCCGCATCGCGCGCCTTGCCCTTGCCGGGCAGCAGGCGCAGCTTGTCCTTGAACTCCAGCACCCGCGACACCTTGGCGCCCAGGCCCATCAGGGTCTGCAGGGTCTCCGGCGACAGCCGGCGCACCTCGGCGAACCAGTCGGTGACCTGCTCGATCAGGTCGTGCATGGCGCGCATGCGCGCCTGGGCATGCTGCTCGGCGGGGTCGGCCGGGGTCTCCAGCAGGGCGTCGCGCAGCATCGACAGGGTCGGGTCGATCTCGCGCCGCTGCCGCTCCTCGGCCAGGGTGCGGAAGATCGTCCAGACGTCCTCGGGCGTGGTGAAGAAGTCGCGGCGGTCGCCGGGCTGGTGGCTGGGCCGCACCAGGCGCCAGCCCTGCAGTTCCTTCAGGCCCATGCTGACGTTGGAACGCGACACGCCCAGCGCCTCGACGATGTCGTCGGCGCACAGCGGCCGGTCGGAGACGTACAGCAGGGCGTAGATCTGCCCGACCGTACGGTTGATGCCCCAGCGGCTGCCCATCTCGCCGAAGTGCAGGACGAACGACTGGACCAGGGGAGGGAGGTGCATGGCCTGCTCGTTGTTTCAGAAGTTTCTGAAACTTTAGTCTGCCCCTTGATTCAGGTCAATGCCGGCGGGCAGGAATCGTGCTTGCGCCCAGGGCCGTTGCCGGACGGCCTCTCTCTCGGGCGCCACCGGGGCTGGCGGTGCCGCTGCCGATGTCCCGTGCCAGGGGAACGGGTGCCGCATGCCGACGAACGGCGGCCAAAGACCTCCAATGCGTCGCGCCTGCGGCCGAAGGCAGCGTGCCGCCCGGCGCCCGGGCGCAATCGGCGACAATGCCGCACTCACACCGGTCGTCGCCGGTGCCCAGGCGCCGGGCACCTTGCCCGCGGCCTCGACCACCAAGGGATCCGCAGCTTGAGCACCGTCCAGGCGTCACCGGTACACCCGCCCGAACCGGCCCAGGCCGCGCGCATCGGCGCCTTGCGCCGGCTGTGGCCACTGGTGCGCCGGCACCGCGCCCTGCTGGCCGGCTGGCTGGTGTTCCTGGCGCTGTCCTCGGCGGCGACGCTGGCGTTACCGGTGGCGGCGCGCTACATGATCGACTACGGCTTCGGGCAGACCGATCCGCGTCTGCTCGACCTGGGTTTCCTGGGCCTGCTGGTGGTCGCCGGGGTGATGGCGCTGGCCGGCGCCGCGCGATTCTTCTGCGTCAGCCTGCTCGGCGAACGGGTCGCCGCCGACCTGCGCACGCGCCTGTACGGCCACCTGCTGGAACTCGACCTGGGCTTCTTCGAGCGCACCCGGTCCGGTGAACTGGTCTCGCGCCTGGCCGCCGACACCGAGCGCGTGCAGACCGTGGTCGGTTCGACCCTCTCGGTGGCGCTGCGCAGCGCCGTGATGCTGGTCGGCGCCTCGGCCGCCATGATCGCCACCAGCCCGCGCCTGGCGGGCCTGACCGCCCTGGTGATCCCGGCGGTGATCGCGCCGATGGTGGTGTTCGGCCGGCGCGTCGAGAGGCTCTCCCGGGAAAGCCAGGACCGCATCGCCGATGCCACCGCGGTGGCATCGGAGTCGCTGTCGGCGATCGCCGCGGTGCAGGCCAATGGCCGTGAGGTGCGCGAAGCCGACCGCTACCGCGGCGCGGTGGCGCGCGCCCTGGACACCGCCCGCCGGCGCATCGGCATGACCGCGCTGCTGGCCTTCCTGGGCATCGCGCTCAGCTTCGGGGCGATCACCGCCGTGCTCTGGGCCGGCGCCCATGCCGTGCTGGAAGGGCGCATGGATGCCGGCGTGCTCGGCCAGTTCGTGCTGTACGCGGTGATCGCCGCCGGTTCGGTGGGCGGCCTGACCGAGGTCTGGGGCGAGGTGCTGCGCTGCGCCGGTGCCCTGGGCCGGATCGGCGAGCTGCTGGACAGCCGCTCGGCGATCGCGCCGCCCGCCGAGCCGCTGGCCCTGCCGGCGCCGGTGCGCGGTGCGCTGCGCTTCGAACAGGTCGAGTTCCGCTATCCGACACGTCCCGACGCGCCGGCCCTGCATGACTTCGACCTCAGCATCGCGCCAGGCGAGACGGTCGCCCTGGTCGGGCCATCCGGCGCCGGCAAGAGCACCGTGTTCGCCCTGCTGCTGCGCTTCTTCGATCCGCAGGCCGGCCGCATCACCCTCGACGGCGTCGACCTGCGCGCGCTGCCGCTGGATGACCTGCGCGGCGCCTTCGCCCTGGTGCCGCAGGACGCCACGCTGTTCGCCGCCAGCGCCGCCGACAACATCGCCTTCGGCCGGCCGGAGGCCACGCGCGCGCAGGTCGAGGAGGCCGCCCGTGCCGCCGGCGCCGAGGAGTTCATCGCGGAGATGCCGGACGGCTACGATACCGACCTGGGCGAGCGCGGCGTGCGCCTGTCGGGCGGTCAGCAGCAGCGCATCGCGATCGCCCGCGCGGTGCTGCGTCAGGCGCCGGTGCTGCTGCTCGACGAGGCAACCAGTGCGCTCGACGCGCACAGCGAAGCCTGGGTGCAGCGCGCCCTGGACGGGCTGATGCGCGAACGCACCACCCTGGTGATCGCCCATCGCCTGGCCACGGTGCGCAAGGCCGACCGCATCGTCGTGCTCGATCGTGGCCGCATCGTCGCCGAAGGCCGCCACGCGGACCTGGTCGCCGCCGGCGGCCTGTATGCCGAGCTGGCGCGTCTGCAGTTCCTGGACGGATGATCGCCGCATGCCTTCCGGTCATACTTGCCGGCAGCCCGGTCGACTGCGCGCGATGACTCCCAACTCCCATGCCGGCCTTTGAATACCAGGCCCTGGATGCCACCGGCCGGCGCCTGAGCGGCGTGGTCGAGGCGGACAGTGCGCGCGCCGCGCGCGGCGTGCTGCGCGATCGTGGCCTGGCACCGCTGGCGGTGGATGCCGCGGCGCCTGCCGGGCGCGATGGCGAGCCCCTGCGGCTGCGCCGGCGCGGCCTGCCGGCCGGCCAGCTGGCCCTGCTGACCCGCGAGCTGGCCACGCTGCTGACCGCCGGCCTGCCGCTGGAGGAGGCGCTGGGCGCCCTGGCCGAACAGGCCGAGGACGCCCGCCAGGCGGCCATCCTGGCGACCCTGCGCACCCGGGTCCGGGAGGGCGCGTCGCTGGCCACGGCGTTCGCCGAGCAGCCCGACAGCTTCCCCGAATACTTCCGCGCCTCGGTGGCCGCCGCCGAGCGCAGCGGCCGCCTCGACCATGTGCTGTCGCGCCTGGCCGACCATGCCGAAGGGCGCGAGGCGCTGCGCCGACGGGTCTGGATGGCGCTGCTGTATCCCCTGCTGCTGACCGCCGTCGCCCTGCTGGTGGTGGCCGGCCTGCTGCTCTACGTGGTGCCGCAGGTGATCGAGGTGTTCGACAACCTCGGCCGCGAACTGCCCTGGCTGACCCGGGTCCTGGTCGCCGCTGCCGAAGGTCTGCCGTGGGCCGGGCCCTGGCTGCTGCTGGCCGGCATCGCGCTGGTGGTCCTGGTCCGGTTGTGGCTGCGCGAGCCGGCGCGCCGCGATCGCTGGCAGCGCCTGCTGCTGCGGATTCCGGTGCTGGGCCGCCTGCGCCTGGCGCTGGACACCGCGCGCTTCACGCGCACCCTGGGCCTGCTCGCCGGTGCCGGCGTGCCGATGCTGGAGGCGCTGGCGATGTCCACCCGCACGGTGTCGCTGGTGCCGCTGCGCAAGGCCCTGGAGCGCGCCCAGGCGCGCGTGCGCGAGGGTGCCGGGCTGGCCCCGGCACTGGCCGAGAGCAGGCTGTTCCCTCCGGTCACCTTGCGCCTGGTCGCCAGCGGCGAGCGTGCGGGACGGCTGCCGCACATGCTCGACGAGGCGGCCGCGCACGAGGCGACCCTGCTGGAGAACCGCCTGTCGGCCTTCGTCGCCGTGCTCGGCCCGGCGATGATCCTGCTGGTCGGCGTGCTGGTGCTGGCGATCGTCCTGGCGATCCTGCTGCCGATCTTCGAGCTCAATACGTTGGTGGGTTAGGGACCGGGGACCGGGGACCAGGGACCGGGGACCAGGGACCAGGATTCGGGATTCGGGATTCGGGATTCGAGCCGCGGCGCTCGCCGCAGTCGCAGCACGAGTCCATGGGGTGCGCGCGGTCCGCGGGGTCCTGCGGCGGGTCGGGCAGCAGGGGGTTGGCTTCAGCCGCGCCGGCGGTGCGGCGCTGGCGGGATCCGCGTCGGCAGCGCGACGTTGTGCCACTTGAAGGCCGCCAGCAGGCCGAAGTACAGGAAGCCGAAGGCCAGCACCCGGTGCGGCTGCTCGACCCACAGGCCGCTGCCGGGCAGGCCGAGCTGGCCGACCACCTCGACACCGACGCCAAGGCGCGGCAGCGGCAGCAGGATGGTGACGAAGGCGCCCAGCAGGTAGATCAGCGCCGACATGCCCCAGACCGCGGTCTGCGCCTCGCTGGCCCCCCGTCCGGTGACGATCAGGCCGAACTTGCCCAGGACCAGCCAGCCGAACACCAATACCGGCCACCACTCGCGGAAGGCCAGCATGAAGGCGCCGACGAACAACAGGTAGAAGCCGGTGAACCCGGCCAGCGCCAGGACACGCTTGCCACGCGGCATCACAGGGTTCAGCAGCAGGCCGCCCAGGAAGCCGGCGGCATGGATCAGCACGAACTCGACCAGCATCACCAGCAGGGCGTTGCGCACGCCGCTCTCGCCCAGGGCCAGCGGCGCGATCCACAGGGTCAGGAAGGCGCCGGCGGTGACCGCGTCGGGCCCGGCGGCGACCAGTCGGTGGAGAAAATGCGGGGCCGGCATCCGGCGATAGTGCCGCAAGGCCGGCCCCGGAGGGAGAATGGGGGCGCCGCGGCCGGCCGGGGATGCCCGCCGGCCGCGTCACCGGGCCGCGGTCAGTAGACGTCGTTGACCGTGTTGTTGATGTTGAACTTGCCGGTCGGCGTGATCAGGCGCGGGTCGTCCAGCACCGCCTTGAGCGTGCGGGTGCGGTCGTCGACCACGACGATCGCCGAGCGCTGGTCCTTGCCGTTCCACACCGAGAACCAGACCTCGGTGCCGTCCTGGTTGTACTCGGGCTGGACCACGCGCTTCGGTCCTTCGCCCAGGTTCGCCCACTCGGCGATCGGCAGGACCTCGAAGCCGCCCTCCAGGTTGCCGATGTCGAACACCGCCACGGACTGCGCGATGCTCTCGTCCGGGTGCAGGGGCGTGTCCACCCACAGGTTGCGCGAGCGCGGATGGGTCTTGACGAACAGCGAGCCGCCGCCCTGGCCCTGGACCACCTGCACGGCCTGCCAGGCCTGTTCCGGGTGGCCTTCGGGATCGGTGCCGACCAGGGTGATGTTGGCGTTGCCAAGGGCCGAGGTCACCCAGACGGGGCCGAACTGCGGATGCACGAAGTTCGCGCCGCGGCCCGGATGGGGGATCTTCTCGACGTCCACCAGGGCCACCATGCGCTGTTCCTGGGAGTCGACCACGGCGATCTTGTCGCTCTGGTTGGCGGCGGTCAGGAAATAGCGCTTGGTGACGTCCCAGCCGCCGTCGTGCAGGAAGCGCGCGGCGTTCAGGGTGGTCACCTTGAGGTTGTCCAGGTCGCTGTAGTCGACCAGCAGGATGCGGCCGGTCTCCTTGACGTTGACGATGAACTCAGGATGCCGGTGGCTGGCGACGATCGCCGCGACGCGCGGCTCGGGGTGGTATTCCTGGGTGTCGACCGTGGTGCCGCGCGTGGAGACGATCACCTTCGGCTCCAGGGTCGGGCCGTCCATGATCACGTACTGCGGCGGCCAGTAGGCGCCGGCGATCGCCAGGCGGTCCTCGAAGCCCTCGTACTTGGAGGTCTCGACCGAACGCGCCTCCAGGCCGATCTTGATCTCGGCGACGCGCTGCGGCGGATCCATCCACAGGTCGATCAGGTCGACCTTGCCGTCGCGGCCGATGGTGTACACGTAGCGGCCCGAGTGCGAGACCCGCGAGATGTGCACGGCGTAGCCGGTCTTCAGGATGGTGACGATTTCCTTGGTGTCGCCGTCGATGATGGCCACCTCGCCGGAGTCGCGCAGCGTCACCGAGAAGAAGTTCTCGATGTTCCTGCGGTGCTGCGGACGGGTCGGACGGTCGGCGACCGGCACCAGCAGGTTCCAGCTGTCGCGCATCTCCGCCATGCCCCATTCCGGCGGGTTGGGCGGGGTGTGCTGCAGGAACCGCGCCATCAGGTCGACCTCGGCCGCCGACAGCTCGCCGCCGGTGCCGAAGTTGGGCATGCCGCCGGGCGAGCCGAAGTTGATCAGCGCCCTCAGGTAGTCGGTGCCGCGTGGCTGGGTCAGGTCCGGGGTCAGCGGCTTGCCGGTGGCGCCCTTGCGCAGCACGCCGTGACAGCCGGCGCAGCGCTGGAAGAAGATGTCGCTGGCCTGGGCGAACTCGGCCTCGCTCATGTCCGGGGCGCCCGGCGTGCGCACCTGGCGGACGTCGGCGCCGGCCAGGGTGGTCGGCGCGCCTTCGTAGGCGGCCTGGGCCTGGCTGGTTCCGGGGTGCGCCTGGCCCTGCGCCGGGTCGGGGCTGACCGCCAGCGTGGCGCGCTGTTCGGCGACCTGGGCGACGGTGACGCTGCCGCCGGGGTTGTCCCAGTTGTTCATCACGTGGTTGACGATCGCCGCGACGTCCTCGTCGGACAGATGGCTCATCGCCGGCATAACGTTGTCGTAGTCGACGCCATTGACGGTGATCTTGCCGGTGAGTCCCTTGAGGATCACCTCGATGACCCCGTCCGCGCCCTGCTGCGCGACCCAGTCGGAGTCGGCCAGCGGCGGGAAGGCGCCGGCCAGGCCGGTGCCCTCGGGCTGGTGGCAGGCGGCGCACTGGGCCAGGTAGGCCGCCTTGGCGGTATCTGCCTCCGATTTCGGGGGACGTTCGTTGACGACATCGGCCTGCGCCAGTGCGAGGCCGGAGGCCAGGCACAGCAGGGGCAGGGTGGAACCTGGCAAGCGACGCATCACGGCTCTCCTCGGTAGCCTTTTCCGGATGCCAGTGTCATTGGCCCTGCCGGGCGCCGGCTCTGACCTGGATCAGTCCCGGGCCCGATAGCGTCGGGCGCGCAGGTATCGGACGGTGCCGACGATGCCGGTGATGACCCAGGTCAGGGCGGCGGGTCCGGTGGCGGGGCAGGCTTGCGGCAGCCATGAACGACGAGCGCCCCATGTCCATCCGAATCGTGTTGATCCTCGCAGGCTGCCTGGCCGTCCCGGCGAAGACCGCGGCAGGCACCGAAGCCGGAGCGGCACTGCCGTCGGCGGCCATCGCCGAGCAGGCCGCGCCTTCGGCGGAACGCCCGGATACGCCCCTGGACACGGTCGTGGTGGTGGCCAGCCGCGCGTCGGAGCCGATCAGCCAGGTGGTGGCCAGCGTCTCCCGCGTCGAGCGCGACGACATCGAGCGGCAACTGGTCCAGGACCTCGACGGCCTGGTCCGCTACACGCCGGGCATCGGCGTGGTCAGCGACGCCAACCGCTTCGGCAATCGCGGCTTCTCGATCCGCGGCCTGGAGGGCAACCGGGTGCGCATCCTGGTCGACGGCGTGCCGGTCGCCGACGGCTTCTCGGTGGGCCAGTTCGCCGCAGCCGGCCGCGACCTGGTCGAGCTGGAGGCGGTCGACCGCGTCGAGGTGCAGCGGGGCCCGGCGTCGACCCTGTACGGCAGCGACGCCCTGGCCGGCGTGGTCGCCTTCCGCACCCGCGATCCGGGGGACTTCCTGGCCCGCGTCGACGGTGGCACCTACCTGGGCGGCCGGCTGGGCTGGTCGGGCATCGACGACAGCGTGCTGGCCAGCGCCACCTGGGCGGCGGCCTCGCCGGACGGCCGCTGGGAAGCGATGGCGCTGTACGGACGGCGCGAGGGCGAGGCGGCAGGCAACCGCGCCTGGCGCGAGCGCGACCGGCCCAACCCGGCCGACTGGCGGCGCCAGGCCATGCTCGCCAAGGCCGTGCACGACGGCGGCGACGCCGGCCGCTACACCCTCACCGTCGATGCCGGCCGCGAGGACCGCGACACCGATGTGCGCTCGCTGACCTTCGGACCCGGGCGCTTCGCCACCACTTACCGGCTGCTGGCCGACGACGGCAACCGGCGCAGCCGGCTAAGCCTTGCCGGTGCCTGGCAGCCCGGTCTGGCCTGGCTCGACCAGCTCGACGGCCAGGTCTACGGCCAGCGCAGCCGCACCGTCCAGGACAGCCTGCAGTGGCGGTTGCCCGACGCCGCGACGCCCTTCGAATCCTTGCGGTTCCGTCGTTTCGAGTACGACACCCGGGCCACCGGCCTCGGCCTGGTCGGACAGGCGCGCGCCGAAGGCGATCGCGTCTCGCACTGGCACGTGTTCGGACTGGATGCGGTGCGGCAACGCCACGAAGGCCTGCGCGATGGCCTGGAGACCAACCTGGCGAGCGGCGCCACCAGCACCGTGGTGCTGGGTGAGCGCTTCCCGGTGCGCGACTTCCCGACCTCGACCAGCGACACCCTGGCCCTGTTCTGGCAGGACGAGATCGCCCTGGGCCGGCGTTTCGCCCTGATCCCGGGCCTGCGCGCCGAGGTTTACCGGCTGCGCGCCGATCCGGATGCGATCTTCCGTGAGGATTACCCCGACCTCGAGCCGGTCGACGTCGACGAGGCCCGCCTCACCCCCCGTCTTGCGGCGCGCTGGTCGCCCGGCGGCGGCCACAGCCTGTTCGTCCAGTACGCGCGCGGCTTCCGGGCGCCGCCGTTCGGCGACGTCAACATCGGCCTGAGCCTGCCGACCTTCAACTACGAGGTGCGTCCCAACCCGGACCTGCGTCCGGAACGCAGCGCTGGCCTTGAGCTGGGCTGGCGGCACGTCGGCCGCCACCTGCGCGCCAGCGTCTCGGTGTACGAGAACCGCTACCGCGACCTGATCGAGTCGCGTGCCAACCTGGGTGTCGACCCGGTCAGCGGCGCCCTGGTGTTCCAGTCGGTGAACCGCGACCGGGCCCGCATCCGCGGCGCCGAGGGCGAGCTGCTCTGGCGCCTGGCCGGCCTGTCTGGGCGCCTGGACGGTTTCGAGCTGCGCGTCGCTGCGGCCTGGGCCGAGGGCGACGACACCCGCCGCGACCGGCCGCTCAACAGCATCGAGCCTGGTCGCCTCGCCACCGGCCTGCGCTGGGACCATGGCAGCGGCCTGTTCGGCGCCGAATGGGCGGTGGTCGCCAGCCAGCGCAAGCGCCGCCTGGACCCGGGCGCCGGCCCGGCACCGTTCGCGCCGCCCGGCTGGGTGCGCCACGACCTCTACGCCTGGCTGCAGGCCGGCCGCCATGCGCGGCTCAACCTGGGCCTTACCAACCTGGGCGATCGCCGCTACTGGGAATGGGGCGGCGTCCGCGGGTTGGCGGCGAACGCGCCCGACCTGGGCTTCTACACGCGCCCTGGGCGTGCCGTGTCCGCGACGCTGGCCGTGGAGTGGTGAGGCGCACCGTCGCCGCGGCGACGTCACCTCCGGGTGCTGGCTTCGCGCGCAGGCGGGCGACCGGTGGTCGCCTCAGGATTTCGACACCCCGGGTCAGTGTCGGGACAGGGGACCGGGGACCGGGGGACCAAGAACGGTGGAGCCGTGGAGCCGAAAGCGGGCTCCGGGTTCCGGGAAGCGGGGCTGGGGAAACGGAGCGGAGTCTGCTCCGGTCTCCCTCCGGGACCTGATTGGCGTCGTCTCACAGATCATGATCTGGAACCAGAGATCTGGGATCGGGGTTCCGCAGGCGGAGCGCGATCTGCTCCCCTCCCCTGCGGAAGTGGCAAGAAGCGGCGGTGCCGTCGCACTGGCGAGACGTTCTTGGCAGAACGCCTGAGAGTCGACGCTGATGGGTTTGG is drawn from Lysobacterales bacterium and contains these coding sequences:
- a CDS encoding SH3 domain-containing protein, with translation MALHYVVPAGLNLRSEPALRPGNRMAVLPRGHTVERIDDVGAGWWRVGTRVDGLDLEGHVWAAHLAPRAPALATTSQLAVDLPASPQARRDRAGHWAFPLGEPEAPRHTPPTRADDLLEILAWLAVEESARYRPGRNTYCNIYAYDVCHLAGVYLPRVFWNDTALPRVLAGESLPVVPERTVHELSANALHRWLAGHGAALGWARTTLDRAQAAANQGAVAVLSARHTDANQSGHIAVLVPEGDGRSAVRDRNGEVLRPVLSEAGRVNRQWQVPATAWWTQARFRAWSVWVHPGTFA
- a CDS encoding cytochrome d ubiquinol oxidase subunit II: MDLDYWLPLVFMGLMGLAMLIYVVLDGYDLGVGILMADADDEQKDMMVASIGPFWDANETWLVLGVGLLLVAFPHAHGVILTALYLPVALMLAGLILRGVAFDFRVKALASHKPLWNRAFIAGSLLTALAQGWMLGRYILGFDTGWAATAFAALIAACLAAGYALLGACWVLMKSSGPLKSKSVRWARKALWGTGLGIAAVSLATPLVSARIFERWFDWPQLLWLAPIPLAAGAAFLACDRILARLDRERGYGSWKPFVLAVALFVLAFAGLGYSLFPYLVVDRIDLWQAASATSSLAFIGVGAAFAVPAILAYTVWSYKVFWGKSAALSYD
- a CDS encoding cytochrome ubiquinol oxidase subunit I; protein product: MAELDALLLARIQFAANISFHILFPTITMALAWLLLFFKLRWRATGQDHWLAAYRAWVKVFALSFALGVVSGVTMSFQFGTNWPGFMERVGNIAGPLLGYEVLTAFFLEATFLGVMLFGRGRVSERTHTLATFLVAFGTSLSAFWILALNSWMQTPVGFEMIDGQAHATDWLAVIFNPSFPYRFTHMMLASGLTCAFLVAGLSAYRWLRGDRGAEVRATLRTAVFLAALLIPLQILAGDLHGLNTLEHQPAKVAAMEGIWQDERGAALRLFALPDQATRSNRFEIAIPKLASWILTHDLDGEVRGLDSFEHIPPVAPVFWAFRVMVGIGLAMLAVSWLAAWRLRRRDSQAPDWLLRVLVAMSFSGWIATLAGWYVTEIGRQPFLVYGVMTTAEAAGPVGAPMIATSLAMYLSIYAVLLVAYVWVLFHLARKAMAGDKAMPPAPAAVRNALGAR
- a CDS encoding GbsR/MarR family transcriptional regulator is translated as MHLPPLVQSFVLHFGEMGSRWGINRTVGQIYALLYVSDRPLCADDIVEALGVSRSNVSMGLKELQGWRLVRPSHQPGDRRDFFTTPEDVWTIFRTLAEERQRREIDPTLSMLRDALLETPADPAEQHAQARMRAMHDLIEQVTDWFAEVRRLSPETLQTLMGLGAKVSRVLEFKDKLRLLPGKGKARDAEAGHG
- a CDS encoding ATP-binding cassette domain-containing protein, coding for MSTVQASPVHPPEPAQAARIGALRRLWPLVRRHRALLAGWLVFLALSSAATLALPVAARYMIDYGFGQTDPRLLDLGFLGLLVVAGVMALAGAARFFCVSLLGERVAADLRTRLYGHLLELDLGFFERTRSGELVSRLAADTERVQTVVGSTLSVALRSAVMLVGASAAMIATSPRLAGLTALVIPAVIAPMVVFGRRVERLSRESQDRIADATAVASESLSAIAAVQANGREVREADRYRGAVARALDTARRRIGMTALLAFLGIALSFGAITAVLWAGAHAVLEGRMDAGVLGQFVLYAVIAAGSVGGLTEVWGEVLRCAGALGRIGELLDSRSAIAPPAEPLALPAPVRGALRFEQVEFRYPTRPDAPALHDFDLSIAPGETVALVGPSGAGKSTVFALLLRFFDPQAGRITLDGVDLRALPLDDLRGAFALVPQDATLFAASAADNIAFGRPEATRAQVEEAARAAGAEEFIAEMPDGYDTDLGERGVRLSGGQQQRIAIARAVLRQAPVLLLDEATSALDAHSEAWVQRALDGLMRERTTLVIAHRLATVRKADRIVVLDRGRIVAEGRHADLVAAGGLYAELARLQFLDG
- the gspF gene encoding type II secretion system inner membrane protein GspF encodes the protein MPAFEYQALDATGRRLSGVVEADSARAARGVLRDRGLAPLAVDAAAPAGRDGEPLRLRRRGLPAGQLALLTRELATLLTAGLPLEEALGALAEQAEDARQAAILATLRTRVREGASLATAFAEQPDSFPEYFRASVAAAERSGRLDHVLSRLADHAEGREALRRRVWMALLYPLLLTAVALLVVAGLLLYVVPQVIEVFDNLGRELPWLTRVLVAAAEGLPWAGPWLLLAGIALVVLVRLWLREPARRDRWQRLLLRIPVLGRLRLALDTARFTRTLGLLAGAGVPMLEALAMSTRTVSLVPLRKALERAQARVREGAGLAPALAESRLFPPVTLRLVASGERAGRLPHMLDEAAAHEATLLENRLSAFVAVLGPAMILLVGVLVLAIVLAILLPIFELNTLVG